In Raphanus sativus cultivar WK10039 chromosome 5, ASM80110v3, whole genome shotgun sequence, the following proteins share a genomic window:
- the LOC108861325 gene encoding zinc finger protein AZF2, which produces MSLEAMNSPTTTSSFRVRKDRIEATDDLMKDAAFMEPWLKRKRSKRQRSPSPSSPPRSHAKSQSSQDLKEEEYLALCLLMLSKDQPQTRFQPSQPPQETTKLSYNCSVCGKTFPSYQALGGHKASHRIKPPTTGDSKSPTIAVTGEKHPTSTTIAPSGKIHECSICHKVFPTGQALGGHKRCHYEGNLGGGSKSVSNSGSVSSTVSEERSNRVIIDLNLPALPELSLHHDPVDEEILSPLTGKKPLLLTGHDQVIYKENLSLRI; this is translated from the coding sequence ATGTCTCTCGAAGCAATGAATTCTCCGACAACTACGTCCTCGTTTAGAGTCCGGAAAGATAGGATCGAAGCAACAGATGATCTGATGAAGGACGCCGCCTTCATGGAGCCTTGGCTGAAACGCAAACGCTCGAAACGCCAGCGTTCTCCCAGCCCTTCCTCGCCGCCTCGATCTCACGCTAAATCTCAAAGTAGTCAAGATCTTAAGGAGGAAGAGTATCTCGCTCTCTGTCTGCTCATGCTCTCCAAAGACCAGCCGCAGACGCGATTCCAACCGTCACAGCCGCCTCAAGAGACGACGAAGCTTTCGTATAATTGCAGCGTTTGTGGGAAAACGTTTCCTTCCTATCAGGCTTTAGGCGGTCACAAAGCCAGCCACCGCATCAAGCCTCCAACCACCGGTGATTCAAAATCTCCGACCATCGCCGTCACCGGAGAAAAGCATCCGACTTCCACAACCATCGCTCCTTCCGGGAAGATCCACGAGTGTTCTATCTGCCATAAAGTGTTTCCGACTGGTCAAGCTCTAGGCGGTCACAAACGCTGTCACTACGAAGGGAACCTAGGTGGTGGAAGCAAGTCGGTTAGCAACAGTGGAAGCGTATCAAGTACTGTTTCGGAAGAACGAAGCAACCGTGTGATCATAGATCTGAATCTCCCGGCTTTACCGGAGCTCAGCCTTCATCACGACCCAGTCGACGAAGAGATTCTAAGTCCGTTGACCGGTAAAAAACCGCTTTTGTTGACCGGTCATGACCAAGTCATCTACAAAGAAAATTTATCTCTAAGAATATAA
- the LOC108857707 gene encoding sodium/proton antiporter 1-like isoform X1: protein MAVFPIGSHFAPPHKLTKRHVVSTSSRISLSTRLPQSVSFLKVPRVGSSGLYRHSVLVRAEDKINDSFSPSLKEQSQPIDEPELEQELIDSCDPICSVDEPGSSYFEANYQPKTDVVKAIAVLAAALTGTAAINHSWVAANQDIAMALLFGVGYAGIIFEESLAFNKSGIGLVMAVTLWVVRSIGAPSAEVVVSELQHATAEVSEIVFFLLGAMTIVEIVDAHQGFKLVTDNITTRKPKTLLWVVGFVTFFLSSILDNLTSTIVMVSLLRKLVPQSEYRKLLGAVVVIAANAGGAWSPIGDVTTTMLWIHGQISTLPTMQGLFIPSAISLGVPLALMSLSSEVNGKGKESSDVMASERMAPRGQLVFGVGLGALVFVPVFKSLTGLPPYMGILLGLGVLWILTDAIHYGESERQKLKVPQALSRIDTQGALFFLGILLSVSSLEAAGILREIATYLDANIHNVELIASAIGVVSAIIDNVPLVAATMGMYDITSFPQDSEFWQLVAFCAGTGGSMLIIGSAAGVAFMGMEKVDFFWYFQKVSGYAFAGYAAGIAAYLALQSVHFSIPTTVAQIPFLTGS from the exons ATGGCAGTGTTTCCTATCGGCTCTCACTTCGCGCCGCCGCACAAACTGACGAAGAGACATGTCGTCTCGACTTCATCCCGTATCTCTCTCTCGACCCGATTGCCTCAAAGTGTCTCCTTTTTGAAAGTACCTCGAGTTGGAAGCTCGGGGTTGTACAGACACAGTGTCCTCGTCAGAGCCGAGGACAAGATAAATGACTCTTTTTCGCcttctctcaaagaacaatcGCAACCAATAGATGAGCCAGAGCTTGAG CAGGAGTTGATAGACTCATGTGACCCTATTTGTTCTGTTGATGAACCTGGTTCAAGCTACTTTGAAGCAAATTATCAGCCGAAGACAGATGTAGTCAAAGCCATAGCTGTTCTTGCAGCAGCTCTTACGGGAACAGCTGCCATTAATCATTCGTGGGTGGCTGCTAATCAG GATATTGCTATGGCATTGTTGTTTGGAGTAGGATACGCAGGGATCATCTTCGAAGAGTCTTTAGCTTTTAATAAAAGTGGAATAGGACTTGTGATGGCTGTGACTCTTTGGGTTGTGCGAAGCATAGGG GCTCCTTCAGCTGAAGTAGTTGTTTCAGAGCTTCAGCATGCAACAGCTGAGGTAAGTGAGATTGTGTTTTTCCTACTCGGCGCAATGACCATTGTGGAGATAGTTGATGCTCACCAAGGATTTAAGCTTGTTACAGACAATATCACCACTCGTAAGCCAAAGACGCTTTTATGGGTG GTCGGCTTTGTGACTTTTTTCCTCAGTTCGATTCTAGACAACCTGACCTCTACCATTGTTATGGTGTCTTTACTGAGGAAGCTGGTTCCTCAATCAGAATACCGCAA ACTTCTAGGAGCTGTTGTGGTGATAGCAGCAAATGCAGGAGGAGCATGGAGTCCAATTGGCGATGTCACTACAACTATGCTATGGATTCATGGTCAGATATCCACCTTACCAACTATGCAG GGTCTTTTTATACCTTCGGCCATTTCTCTTGGTGTTCCACTAGCCCTCATGTCCTTGTCCAG TGAGGTAAATGGAAAGGGAAAGGAGTCATCAGATGTAATGGCTTCTGAAAGGATGGCTCCTAGAGGGCAGCTAGTTTTTGGAGTTGGCCTTGGAGCTTTGGTTTTTGTTCCAGTTTTTAAGTCTCTAACTGGACTACCTCCTTACATGGGTATCTTGTTGGGACTTGGAGTTCTCTGGATCTTGACAGACGCCATTCATTACGGCGAATCCGAAAGACAAAAGCTCAAAGTACCTCAGGCCTTATCACGAATCGACACACAAGGCGCTCTGTTCTTCCTTGGGATTCTATTATCCGTTAGCAG CCTTGAGGCAGCTGGGATCCTCCGGGAGATTGCAACCTACCTTGATGCTAATATACACAATGTTGAGCTAATAGCAAGTGCAATAGGTGTTGTGTCAGCAATCATAGACAATGTTCCATTGGTTGCAGCGACTATGGGGATGTATGATATCACATCGTTCCCTCAAGATTCCGAGTTTTGGCAGCTCGTTGCCTTCTGCGCAGGCACTGGTGGTTCAATGCTAATCATCGGTTCTGCTGCTGGTGTAGCCTTCATGGGGATGGAGAAAGTCGATTTCTTTTGGTACTTCCAAAAG GTTAGTGGCTATGCTTTTGCTGGTTATGCTGCCGGCATCGCGGCGTATCTAGCACTTCAAAGTGTTCATTTTTCGATCCCAACAACGGTGGCTCAGATCCCGTTTCTCACTGGTTCGTAA
- the LOC108857707 gene encoding sodium/proton antiporter 1-like isoform X2 produces the protein MAVFPIGSHFAPPHKLTKRHVVSTSSRISLSTRLPQSVSFLKVPRVGSSGLYRHSVLVRAEDKINDSFSPSLKEQSQPIDEPELEELIDSCDPICSVDEPGSSYFEANYQPKTDVVKAIAVLAAALTGTAAINHSWVAANQDIAMALLFGVGYAGIIFEESLAFNKSGIGLVMAVTLWVVRSIGAPSAEVVVSELQHATAEVSEIVFFLLGAMTIVEIVDAHQGFKLVTDNITTRKPKTLLWVVGFVTFFLSSILDNLTSTIVMVSLLRKLVPQSEYRKLLGAVVVIAANAGGAWSPIGDVTTTMLWIHGQISTLPTMQGLFIPSAISLGVPLALMSLSSEVNGKGKESSDVMASERMAPRGQLVFGVGLGALVFVPVFKSLTGLPPYMGILLGLGVLWILTDAIHYGESERQKLKVPQALSRIDTQGALFFLGILLSVSSLEAAGILREIATYLDANIHNVELIASAIGVVSAIIDNVPLVAATMGMYDITSFPQDSEFWQLVAFCAGTGGSMLIIGSAAGVAFMGMEKVDFFWYFQKVSGYAFAGYAAGIAAYLALQSVHFSIPTTVAQIPFLTGS, from the exons ATGGCAGTGTTTCCTATCGGCTCTCACTTCGCGCCGCCGCACAAACTGACGAAGAGACATGTCGTCTCGACTTCATCCCGTATCTCTCTCTCGACCCGATTGCCTCAAAGTGTCTCCTTTTTGAAAGTACCTCGAGTTGGAAGCTCGGGGTTGTACAGACACAGTGTCCTCGTCAGAGCCGAGGACAAGATAAATGACTCTTTTTCGCcttctctcaaagaacaatcGCAACCAATAGATGAGCCAGAGCTTGAG GAGTTGATAGACTCATGTGACCCTATTTGTTCTGTTGATGAACCTGGTTCAAGCTACTTTGAAGCAAATTATCAGCCGAAGACAGATGTAGTCAAAGCCATAGCTGTTCTTGCAGCAGCTCTTACGGGAACAGCTGCCATTAATCATTCGTGGGTGGCTGCTAATCAG GATATTGCTATGGCATTGTTGTTTGGAGTAGGATACGCAGGGATCATCTTCGAAGAGTCTTTAGCTTTTAATAAAAGTGGAATAGGACTTGTGATGGCTGTGACTCTTTGGGTTGTGCGAAGCATAGGG GCTCCTTCAGCTGAAGTAGTTGTTTCAGAGCTTCAGCATGCAACAGCTGAGGTAAGTGAGATTGTGTTTTTCCTACTCGGCGCAATGACCATTGTGGAGATAGTTGATGCTCACCAAGGATTTAAGCTTGTTACAGACAATATCACCACTCGTAAGCCAAAGACGCTTTTATGGGTG GTCGGCTTTGTGACTTTTTTCCTCAGTTCGATTCTAGACAACCTGACCTCTACCATTGTTATGGTGTCTTTACTGAGGAAGCTGGTTCCTCAATCAGAATACCGCAA ACTTCTAGGAGCTGTTGTGGTGATAGCAGCAAATGCAGGAGGAGCATGGAGTCCAATTGGCGATGTCACTACAACTATGCTATGGATTCATGGTCAGATATCCACCTTACCAACTATGCAG GGTCTTTTTATACCTTCGGCCATTTCTCTTGGTGTTCCACTAGCCCTCATGTCCTTGTCCAG TGAGGTAAATGGAAAGGGAAAGGAGTCATCAGATGTAATGGCTTCTGAAAGGATGGCTCCTAGAGGGCAGCTAGTTTTTGGAGTTGGCCTTGGAGCTTTGGTTTTTGTTCCAGTTTTTAAGTCTCTAACTGGACTACCTCCTTACATGGGTATCTTGTTGGGACTTGGAGTTCTCTGGATCTTGACAGACGCCATTCATTACGGCGAATCCGAAAGACAAAAGCTCAAAGTACCTCAGGCCTTATCACGAATCGACACACAAGGCGCTCTGTTCTTCCTTGGGATTCTATTATCCGTTAGCAG CCTTGAGGCAGCTGGGATCCTCCGGGAGATTGCAACCTACCTTGATGCTAATATACACAATGTTGAGCTAATAGCAAGTGCAATAGGTGTTGTGTCAGCAATCATAGACAATGTTCCATTGGTTGCAGCGACTATGGGGATGTATGATATCACATCGTTCCCTCAAGATTCCGAGTTTTGGCAGCTCGTTGCCTTCTGCGCAGGCACTGGTGGTTCAATGCTAATCATCGGTTCTGCTGCTGGTGTAGCCTTCATGGGGATGGAGAAAGTCGATTTCTTTTGGTACTTCCAAAAG GTTAGTGGCTATGCTTTTGCTGGTTATGCTGCCGGCATCGCGGCGTATCTAGCACTTCAAAGTGTTCATTTTTCGATCCCAACAACGGTGGCTCAGATCCCGTTTCTCACTGGTTCGTAA
- the LOC108857706 gene encoding D-3-phosphoglycerate dehydrogenase 3, chloroplastic yields the protein MATPLGLSSLFSSRLSTTPSLFPINRKEFNRRRIILVTAGGGKPTILVAEKLGQAGIDLLKKHANVDCSYDLSVEELCTKISLCDALIVRSGTKVGRDVFESSRGRLKVVGRAGVGIDNVDLAAATEYGCLVVNAPTANTVAAAEHGIALLTAMARNVAQADASIKAGKWMRSKYVGVSLVGKTLAVLGFGKVGSEVARRARGLGMHVITHDPYAPADRARAIGVELVSFEVAISTADFISLHLPLTAATSKMLNDETFARMKRGVRIVNVARGGVIDEEALLRALDSGIVAQAALDVFTVEPPVKDNKLVLHESVTATPHLGASTMEAQEGVAVEIAEAVVGALRGELAATAVNAPMVPPEVLRELKPYVVLAEKLGRLAVQLVTGGSGVDAVKVTYASSRCPDDLDTRLLRAMVIKGLIEPISSVFINLVNSDYVAKQRGVKISEERMVLDGSPGDPIEYITVRIANVESRFASALSESGEIKVEGRVKQGVPCLTKVGLFGVDVSLEGSVILCRQVDQPGMIGRVGSILGDENVNVSFMSVGRIAPGKQAVMAIGVDEQPSKETLKKIGDISSIEEFVFLKL from the exons ATGGCGACACCTCTTGGTCTATCATCCCTCTTCTCCTCGAGGCTGTCCACAACTCCCTCTCTCTTCCCCATCAACCGTAAAGAATTCAACCGGCGTCGTATCATCCTCGTCACTGCCGGAGGAGGAAAACCGACGATCCTCGTGGCGGAGAAGCTCGGCCAGGCGGGGATAGACCTGCTGAAGAAGCACGCCAACGTGGACTGCTCTTACGATCTGAGCGTCGAGGAGCTCTGCACGAAGATCTCGCTGTGCGATGCCTTGATCGTGAGGAGCGGCACCAAGGTCGGGAGAGACGTGTTCGAGTCGTCTCGCGGGAGGCTTAAGGTTGTTGGACGCGCTGGCGTTGGCATCGATAACGTTGATTTGGCCGCGGCGACTGAGTACGGGTGTTTGGTTGTGAATGCTCCCACTGCTAACACGGTTGCTGCTGCTGAGCATGGGATCGCGCTTTTAACCGCCATGGCTAGAAATGTAGCTCAAGCCGATGCTTCTATCAAAGCTG GGAAGTGGATGAGAAGCAAATATGTTGGTGTTTCACTTGTGGGGAAGACTCTAGCAGTTCTTGGATTCGGTAAAGTTGGATCAGAGGTTGCTAGGCGAGCCAGAGGGCTCGGGATGCATGTCATCACACACGATCCTTACGCACCAGCTGATCGTGCACGAGCCATTGGTGTTGAGCTAGTTAGCTTTGAAGTAGCTATTTCGACTGCAGACTTCATCTCCTTGCATCTTCCCCTCACCGCTGCTACGTCCAAGATGCTGAATGACGAGACCTTTGCGAGGATGAAGAGAGGAGTCCGTATCGTCAACGTTGCTCGTGGTGGAGTTATTGACGAGGAAGCTCTCTTGAGGGCGCTCGACTCTGGTATCGTCGCTCAGGCGGCTCTTGATGTTTTCACCGTGGAGCCGCCTGTTAAAGACAACAAGTTGGTGTTGCATGAGAGTGTAACCGCCACGCCTCATCTTGGTGCCAGTACTATGGAGGCTCAGGAAGGGGTGGCGGTGGAAATCGCTGAAGCTGTTGTTGGAGCTTTGAGAGGAGAACTTGCTGCCACTGCGGTCAATGCACCGATGGTTCCACCAGAG GTGTTGAGGGAGCTGAAACCGTATGTTGTGCTAGCTGAAAAGCTTGGGAGATTGGCTGTACAACTTGTAACCGGTGGAAGCGGTGTGGACGCAGTGAAAGTGACTTACGCTTCTTCAAGATGTCCTGATGATCTAGACACGAGACTTCTCCGTGCCATGGTCATAAAGGGACTCATTGAACCCATTTCCAGCGTGTTCATAAACCTGGTGAACTCGGACTACGTTGCTAAGCAACGAGGAGTCAAAATCTCAGAGGAACGTATGGTTCTAGACGGCTCACCAGGGGATCCAATAGAATACATAACTGTCCGGATAGCAAACGTGGAATCAAGATTTGCAAGCGCGTTATCTGAGTCAGGAGAGATCAAAGTAGAAGGCAGAGTAAAACAAGGAGTTCCATGTCTAACCAAAGTAGGGTTGTTTGGAGTTGACGTGAGTTTAGAAGGGAGTGTGATACTGTGCAGGCAAGTTGATCAGCCTGGGATGATTGGTAGAGTTGGTAGCATCTTAGGAGATGAAAACGTGAATGTGAGTTTCATGAGCGTTGGAAGGATAGCTCCGGGGAAGCAAGCGGTGATGGCTATTGGTGTAGATGAACAACCTAGCAAAGAAACTTTGAAGAAGATCGGAGACATTTCTTCCATTGAAGAGTTTGTTTTTCTGAAACTATAG
- the LOC108860267 gene encoding reticulon-like protein B11 isoform X1, giving the protein MGDSASSSYVHKSLGGGSGESLSLTILADVLLWRNQSGAIILLVSSTGFWFLFERAGYNLLSFVSNVLLLLVAILFLWAKSASLLNRPLPPVPNMEIPEGFANKAADGILVLINHVLSVASDITIARNPIRLLQVSFVLWAISYVGTLINSLTLVYIVILLSLSLPVVYEKYQEHIDDKLNSTSKVIRNISRKIPIPVSKEKKYQ; this is encoded by the exons ATGGGAGATTCCGCGTCTTCTTCATATGTTCACAAATCTCTTGGTGGTGGCTCAGGCGAGTCTCTTTCCCTCACCATTC TTGCTGATGTGCTGCTATGGAGAAACCAGAGTGGTGCAATCATTTTGCTAGTCTCTTCCACTGGGTTTTGGTTTCTGTTCGAGAGAGCTGGTTACAATCTCTTGTCTTTCGTCTCCAATGTTCTGCTTCTTCTTGTCGCCATCCTCTTCTTATGGGCCAAGTCTGCTTCTCTACTCAACCG ACCTCTACCACCAGTTCCTAATATGGAAATCCCTGAGGGGTTTGCAAACAAGGCTGCTGATGGTATCCTGGTTTTGATCAATCATGTACTCTCTGTTGCAAGTGATATCACCATTGCTAGAAATCCAATTCGTCTCCTTCAG GTTTCATTCGTCTTGTGGGCTATATCCTATGTTGGGACCTTAATCAACTCCCTCACTCTTGTCTACATTG TGATTCTTCTCAGTCTTTCTCTTCCTGTTGTGTACGAGAAGTACCAAGAGCACATTGATGATAAACTGAACTCGACTTCTAAAGTCATTCGGAATATCTCAAGGAAGATTCCCATACCCGTGAGCAAAGAAAAGAAGTATCAGTAG
- the LOC108860267 gene encoding reticulon-like protein B11 isoform X2 has product MGDSASSSYVHKSLGGGSVADVLLWRNQSGAIILLVSSTGFWFLFERAGYNLLSFVSNVLLLLVAILFLWAKSASLLNRPLPPVPNMEIPEGFANKAADGILVLINHVLSVASDITIARNPIRLLQVSFVLWAISYVGTLINSLTLVYIVILLSLSLPVVYEKYQEHIDDKLNSTSKVIRNISRKIPIPVSKEKKYQ; this is encoded by the exons ATGGGAGATTCCGCGTCTTCTTCATATGTTCACAAATCTCTTGGTGGTGGCTCAG TTGCTGATGTGCTGCTATGGAGAAACCAGAGTGGTGCAATCATTTTGCTAGTCTCTTCCACTGGGTTTTGGTTTCTGTTCGAGAGAGCTGGTTACAATCTCTTGTCTTTCGTCTCCAATGTTCTGCTTCTTCTTGTCGCCATCCTCTTCTTATGGGCCAAGTCTGCTTCTCTACTCAACCG ACCTCTACCACCAGTTCCTAATATGGAAATCCCTGAGGGGTTTGCAAACAAGGCTGCTGATGGTATCCTGGTTTTGATCAATCATGTACTCTCTGTTGCAAGTGATATCACCATTGCTAGAAATCCAATTCGTCTCCTTCAG GTTTCATTCGTCTTGTGGGCTATATCCTATGTTGGGACCTTAATCAACTCCCTCACTCTTGTCTACATTG TGATTCTTCTCAGTCTTTCTCTTCCTGTTGTGTACGAGAAGTACCAAGAGCACATTGATGATAAACTGAACTCGACTTCTAAAGTCATTCGGAATATCTCAAGGAAGATTCCCATACCCGTGAGCAAAGAAAAGAAGTATCAGTAG
- the LOC108859349 gene encoding zinc finger CCCH domain-containing protein 39-like — protein sequence MDSSYSDSRPYVVWNQTQMVDSTNNELSESQTMPQLKRPRLAADDNNNTSWGMVPSSNPPPPPPMNKGTANIFYKTRMCVKFKSGACRNGELCNFAHGMEDLRQPPSNWQEIVGPPVQDREKDRERERERERLSSVSSAGDSNWEDDQKIILRMKLCRKFCFGEECPYGDRCNFIHEDLSKFREENGKLRESLAISVVDPMSVENGVAASHQVEVNRQGGIPVPAAPMINGGGGGVKTVFWKTRLCGKFEKGQCPFGDNCHFAHGQAELLQHSVGRVEGEAMNAVAAASVSKQTVVPANEPFAMKPIAQVTADSSGLNDEGRRKKCLLKWSDSKKINRIYGDWIDDLPVGQKSTKPVES from the exons ATGGATTCGAGTTACTCAGATTCTCGTCCTTATGTTGTTTGGAACCAAACCCAGATGGTTGATTCAACGAACAACGAGCTGTCTGAATCACAGACAATGCCACAGTTAAAAAGGCCAAGACTTGCTGCTGATGATAACAACAACACTTCTTGGGGGATGGTTCCATCTTCaaaccctcctcctcctcctcctatgAACAAAGGGACTGCCAACATCTTCTACAAGACGAGGATGTGTGTCAAGTTCAAGTCAGGGGCTTGTAGGAACGGAGAGCTTTGCAACTTTGCTCACGGGATGGAGGATTTGAGACAACCTCCATCTAACTGGCAGGAGATTGTTGGGCCTCCTGTGCAGGACAGGGAGAAGGATAGGGAAAGGGAGAGGGAAAGGGAGAGACTTTCTTCGGTTTCCTCCGCTGGGGATAGTAACTGGGAAGATGATCAGAAGATTATCTTGAGGATGAAGCTCTGCAGGAAGTTTTGTTTCGGTGAGGAGTGTCCTTATGGGGACAGGTGCAATTTCATCCACGAGGATCTTTCTAAGTTCCGTGAGGAGAACGGGAAGCTGAGGGAGAGTTTGGCTATAAGTGTTGTTGATCCAATGTCTGTTGAGAATGGTGTTGCAGCTTCTCATCAAGTTGAAGTGAATAGACAAGGAGGCATCCCTGTACCTGCTGCACCTATGAtcaatggtggtggtggtggtgtcaAGACTGTGTTTTGGAAGACTAGGCTATGTGGGAAGTTTGAGAAGGGTCAGTGTCCTTTTGGTGATAACTGTCACTTTGCTCATGGCCAAGCAG AGCTGCTGCAACACTCTGTTGGAAGAGTTGAAGGAGAAGCTATGAACGCAGTAGCAGCAGCGTCTGTGAGTAAACAAACGGTGGTGCCTGCAAACGAACCGTTTGCAATGAAACCAATTGCACAAGTGACAGCAGACTCTTCTGGTCTTAACGATGAAGGGCGGCGAAAGAAGTGTTTGCTCAAGTGGAGCGACTCCAAGAAGATTAATCGAATCTATGGAGACTGGATCGATGATTTACCGGTTGGGCAGAAGTCGACAAAACCAGTAGAGAGTTAA